Genomic window (Marmota flaviventris isolate mMarFla1 chromosome X, mMarFla1.hap1, whole genome shotgun sequence):
TATTTCTGAACTTTGGTAACCTCACCTATAAAGAAGTGGTCACAGTGTATTCTACAGGATGTGATTGAGTATTAGAAAGAGATCCTAGAAATTAAAGTGCTGAGAGGAATGATGATCTTTGGGTCTCTCAAGCTGAATGTGACCTTCAGCCATGCTTTGTCTTGCACAGCAAACACCTTCCAGTTTGCCAATGCCCCTAACAATCCTATAATCAGTCTATTTTAAGGTCTTGTACTTTTCATTGTTTTGCCAATCAAACTCACATAGTCATCCTCTTTTTATTGTTCATGCTTAACAGACATATGATATACACATATCAATGTATGTAGATACATATACACTTACACAGTAGCAGTCAGACTTTGGAGTAAACAGAATTACCtaggaatcttgttaaaatgGAGATTTTGTAACCCCACTATGTGGGTATGGAGGGCAGGGGCCAGAGGTTTTACAATCACAAAAGTTTTTTCCACCAAAGTGTTTCTATAAAGATAGTAGACTCACACTCATTGGAAAACACTAGGACATAATTCTAAAAATGTTATCAGATGCTTAATTATAGGCATGATTTTCCATGATTGGTTGAAGACAAGGAAAATAACTGTctaagaaaattaagattttgaGTCTAAGTAGCTGAAAGAGAAAAAGTAccattaacaaaaataatgactGGGGTAGAAGAGGAAGATGATAGAATATAGGCTGCTTTTAAGCTGctttattaatttcatattatgaaaagaatattttttcaaaaattggtGAAATTGCCATGCTGACAGAAACTTTTAGACAGAGACAAAACAACATTCAATCAGAAACTGAAAAGTGGAAACACCAAAAGTTTTACAGGAAAAGTAAATCACAAAGATCAAGATTTTAAAGCTGTGGCCACATTATGAACCTCATTTTATAAGGTTTATAAAGCCTTAGGATTCAAGGTATGAGGCAAAAGTCATAATGATTGTCAGGTTCAGGGGTTTGGAAGCGCATATAATGCCTCATTTGTTGTTCCTTAGTCTTTCTCTTGATTTCCATCATCTGTCCTACAAACCTTTCTACGTCATCTCCCACTTCACTGTGATCAATATGCCTATTAGGTATGGCCCATCGAAAATTAGGGACAAGCCTCCTAACTCTCCCCCGCCTTACATTTCCTCCAGGCTTCTGGCTTTCACCCCCTCCCAAATGGTGGGATTCTTCTTCATTTTGCATTGGAGCCTGCTCCCCTCCTTCATTTTCCTGATGGTTGTTTTCCTCGCTGAGATTTTTTAACACTTGTTTCTCTTTGGACTCCATTACTCCTAGAAGACAAGAGACAGAAGGGACTGAATCCTTAATGGACAGATCAGCACCGAGGACAGAGGCCCTACTACGCACTTTTCAAAACGCAGAGGCCTAGATTTGAAAGGCCTTTTGTGAATTGCAT
Coding sequences:
- the Bex4 gene encoding protein BEX4, translating into MESKEKQVLKNLSEENNHQENEGGEQAPMQNEEESHHLGGGESQKPGGNVRRGRVRRLVPNFRWAIPNRHIDHSEVGDDVERFVGQMMEIKRKTKEQQMRHYMRFQTPEPDNHYDFCLIP